A single region of the Triticum dicoccoides isolate Atlit2015 ecotype Zavitan chromosome 2B, WEW_v2.0, whole genome shotgun sequence genome encodes:
- the LOC119364328 gene encoding uncharacterized protein LOC119364328, which yields MDDFTFPTTAAAAEHAEPLFLHHHHRLLPFPHFASSPLWFPSDGVAVTPVVAVVSRRTVDGMEEQEPTSSDSAAGRRSKGERGGEADEGVVVRAAGADGEDKMDMLWENFNEELRRAGSCSKTAACGLDELSDTESEAGERGRGWAPMLRASSRAGGTGQYYRRSGSWVLLMRIFKRLFVVEKTTISAAHRRH from the coding sequence ATGGACGACTTCACCTTCCCTACAACGGCCGCCGCGGCAGAGCATGCGGAGCCACTGTTCCTACATCACCACCACCGCCTTCTCCCCTTCCCCCACTTCGCCTCCTCGCCGCTCTGGTTTCCCAGCGACGGCGTCGCCGTTACACCGGTGGTGGCCGTGGTGAGCCGCCGAACCGTGGACGGCATGGAAGAGCAAGAGCCCACGTCGTCGGACTCGGCCGCCGGACGACGGTCCAAGGGGGAGAGGGGAGGAGAAGCGGATGAAGGGGTGGTCGTGCGCGCTGCCGGCGCGGACGGCGAGGACAAGATGGACATGCTGTGGGAGAACTTCAACGAGGAGCTGCGGCGCGCCGGTTCTTGCTCGAAGACGGCGGCGTGCGGGCTGGACGAGCTGTCGGACACGGAGTCGGAGGCGGGGGAGCGCGGGCGCGGGTGGGCGCCGATGCTGCGGGCGTCGTCGAGGGCCGGCGGGACGGGGCAGTACTACCGCCGGAGCGGCAGCTGGGTGCTGCTCATGAGGATCTTCAAGAGGCTCTTCGTCGTCGAGAAGACGACCATCTCCGCCGCGCATCGGCGCCACTAG
- the LOC119364327 gene encoding acyl-coenzyme A thioesterase 13-like isoform X2, producing MDPEAVRRTLEPTASAADISGSTPYDSFVISGVRLEAAEHGSVLCSFVVTPRIASPQGYLLSGVTATLADQLGSAVFFSSGVGTSGVSLEISVSYVDTAAVGEEIEVEAKLLRAGKSVGVISVDFRKKRSGKLMAQARHTKYLAVSSRL from the exons ATGGACCCGGAGGCGGTGCGGAGGACCCTCGAGCCCACTGCTTCCGCCGCGGACATCTCGGGCTCCACCCCTTACGACTCCTTCGTCATCAGCGGCGTCCGCCTCGAGGCCGCCGAGCACGGCAGCGTCCTCTGCTCCTTCGTCGTCACCCCCCGTATCGCC AGCCCCCAAGGGTACCTTCTCAGCGGCGTCACGGCAACGCTCGCCGACCAGTTGGGCTCGGCCGTGTTCTTCTCCAGCGGGGTGGGCACGAGCGGGGTCTCCCTCGAGATCAGCGTGTCCTACGTCGACACGGCCGCCGTCGGG GAAGAAATAGAGGTTGAGGCGAAGCTATTGCGTGCTGGAAAATCAGTCGGtgttatctctgttgatttcaggaAGAAAAGGAGTGGCAAATTGATGGCTCAGGCGCGTCATACAAAGTACCTTGCTGTATCTAGCAGATTGTGA
- the LOC119364327 gene encoding uncharacterized protein LOC119364327 isoform X1: MDPEAVRRTLEPTASAADISGSTPYDSFVISGVRLEAAEHGSVLCSFVVTPRIASPQGYLLSGVTATLADQLGSAVFFSSGVGTSGVSLEISVSYVDTAAVGGLHRFNTNYFWISNLLSICESSLRYHLGADWALSGTSIGIMCTTNQFVMVTSCWKMT, from the exons ATGGACCCGGAGGCGGTGCGGAGGACCCTCGAGCCCACTGCTTCCGCCGCGGACATCTCGGGCTCCACCCCTTACGACTCCTTCGTCATCAGCGGCGTCCGCCTCGAGGCCGCCGAGCACGGCAGCGTCCTCTGCTCCTTCGTCGTCACCCCCCGTATCGCC AGCCCCCAAGGGTACCTTCTCAGCGGCGTCACGGCAACGCTCGCCGACCAGTTGGGCTCGGCCGTGTTCTTCTCCAGCGGGGTGGGCACGAGCGGGGTCTCCCTCGAGATCAGCGTGTCCTACGTCGACACGGCCGCCGTCGGG GGGCTACATCGGTTCAACACTAATTACTTTTGGATAAGTAATTTACTATCCATTTGTGAGAGCTCACTGAGGTATCACTTAGGTGCCGACTGGGCTCTCAGTGGTACCTCCATTGGTATCATGTGTACAACTAACCAGTTTGTGATGGTAACAAGTTGTTGGAAGATGACATGA